In Candidatus Defluviilinea proxima, a single genomic region encodes these proteins:
- a CDS encoding cytochrome c3 family protein, whose translation MVKKIFEWVLSPMGRIGVLIAALSVFSLFAFGIYQTQQSLREQPIAFRHDVHVKMGVQCLYCHPGALRGPSPGLPTQNKCWGCHQQIAKTLTSERLAVLVEYVKNDKPIKWVPVAQVPDFVHFNHRPHIAAGVNCEDCHGDLSKQEIYENPQVLNMGWCLNCHKSRTADSIQNNPNNDPKVSALLEEKRVKLTDCGTCHY comes from the coding sequence ATGGTCAAGAAGATATTTGAATGGGTACTGAGCCCAATGGGGCGGATCGGCGTGCTGATCGCAGCATTGTCTGTATTCAGCCTTTTTGCATTCGGCATCTATCAGACCCAACAGTCACTTAGGGAACAGCCCATTGCATTCCGACATGATGTCCATGTCAAAATGGGGGTTCAATGTTTGTACTGTCACCCAGGTGCTTTGCGCGGACCTTCTCCCGGTTTGCCGACACAAAACAAGTGTTGGGGTTGTCACCAACAGATCGCCAAAACTCTGACGAGTGAAAGGCTTGCGGTGTTGGTAGAGTATGTAAAGAACGATAAACCCATCAAATGGGTGCCAGTGGCGCAAGTACCGGACTTTGTACACTTTAATCATCGTCCCCATATTGCGGCAGGCGTCAACTGTGAAGATTGTCACGGCGACCTAAGCAAACAGGAGATTTACGAAAACCCGCAAGTGTTGAACATGGGTTGGTGTCTCAATTGTCATAAGTCACGTACAGCGGATAGTATTCAGAACAATCCTAACAACGACCCAAAAGTTTCCGCGCTTCTCGAAGAGAAACGTGTCAAATTGACCGATTGTGGAACATGTCATTATTAA
- a CDS encoding DUF3341 domain-containing protein — translation MSEVTLLAVFNDIDPAADAIEKLHEAGIEDENINVISGVPVTHKMLGRPHPWTNVSRLSLGGAIIGFLVGLFLNFGTPHLYTVMVGGQFITPVPPGLIITFEMTMLFSLLATFLGVFLDSYFPNYRPMEYVPEVSDGKIAIFFKCSDGDQKSLTDTLKKLGAESIKAAEAQQL, via the coding sequence ATGTCTGAAGTAACTTTGTTGGCTGTTTTCAACGATATCGATCCTGCCGCAGATGCCATTGAAAAATTGCATGAAGCAGGAATTGAAGACGAAAACATCAATGTCATCTCTGGTGTACCTGTGACCCATAAAATGCTGGGACGCCCGCATCCATGGACTAATGTCTCCCGTTTGTCGTTAGGTGGGGCGATTATTGGCTTCCTCGTTGGCTTGTTCCTGAACTTTGGAACGCCTCATTTGTACACTGTTATGGTGGGTGGCCAATTTATTACGCCTGTTCCCCCTGGCTTGATCATTACTTTTGAAATGACCATGCTCTTCTCGTTGCTGGCTACTTTTCTGGGTGTATTTCTGGATAGTTATTTCCCCAACTATCGCCCCATGGAGTATGTACCTGAGGTCAGCGATGGCAAGATCGCAATTTTCTTCAAATGCTCAGACGGTGACCAAAAGAGTCTGACCGATACGTTGAAAAAATTGGGCGCAGAATCCATTAAGGCTGCGGAGGCGCAACAATTATGA
- the nrfD gene encoding polysulfide reductase NrfD — protein MSAVSKHYSGAEKAHAHHQEEEHDPREFLMYDPKPRGEMNDMVMESMMTTSWKFWAVIAVLVVLVASCFVYAWGYMIANGLGTAGVMRPSYWGVFLVNTVFWIGISHAGTFISAILRVFKAEFRRPFTRAAELMTTFGLIQAGASIFMHMGRVWLAYWMFPIPNERMLWPNFHSPLMWDLLAITTYVLGSTMYLFLPLIPDLAMARDRSTGWRKSFFKVLALGFRGTEGEWRHLQTAMNYFAFAIIPVMFSVHTIVSWDFAMAMRPGWSSSVFGPYFVLGALHSGMGAVAVVLVIMRATMKHMDYFIRKEHFDALGKLMLIVSFAYAYFFFNDYIVQWYGGDRATDNLLHWLEEGKMSWMFYQLILFNIIIPWLTLWSKKIRTTPWLLAIIGILINVGMYWERYLIVPVMLAVNRMPFTWRLYQPRIEIFLTVGTFALFLLFYMIASRLIPLIPVWEVQEGQMVHTLRKVGKTHVPTVSEFE, from the coding sequence ATGTCCGCTGTTAGCAAACATTATTCCGGTGCAGAAAAGGCACATGCGCATCATCAGGAAGAAGAACACGATCCACGTGAATTCTTGATGTATGACCCCAAACCCCGCGGTGAGATGAATGACATGGTGATGGAATCCATGATGACCACCTCGTGGAAGTTCTGGGCGGTGATCGCGGTCCTTGTCGTTTTGGTTGCCAGTTGTTTTGTGTATGCCTGGGGCTATATGATCGCCAATGGCTTGGGAACTGCTGGCGTGATGCGCCCCTCGTATTGGGGTGTCTTTCTGGTCAACACCGTGTTTTGGATCGGTATCAGCCATGCAGGGACGTTTATTTCGGCGATCTTACGTGTGTTCAAAGCTGAATTCCGTCGTCCCTTTACGCGTGCCGCAGAATTGATGACCACGTTCGGTCTTATTCAAGCTGGCGCAAGTATCTTCATGCATATGGGACGTGTGTGGTTGGCATACTGGATGTTCCCGATACCCAACGAACGAATGTTATGGCCTAACTTCCATTCCCCGTTGATGTGGGACTTGTTAGCTATTACAACATACGTACTCGGCAGTACCATGTACTTGTTCCTGCCGCTTATCCCTGATCTTGCCATGGCTCGTGACCGTTCTACTGGTTGGCGTAAATCCTTCTTCAAAGTGTTGGCCCTTGGTTTCCGTGGAACAGAAGGTGAATGGCGTCACTTGCAGACAGCCATGAACTATTTTGCTTTTGCGATCATCCCCGTCATGTTCTCTGTACACACCATCGTCTCATGGGACTTTGCAATGGCCATGCGCCCGGGTTGGTCTTCCTCGGTCTTCGGTCCGTACTTCGTGCTTGGTGCTTTGCACTCTGGCATGGGAGCGGTGGCTGTAGTGTTGGTCATCATGCGCGCGACGATGAAACACATGGATTATTTCATCCGCAAGGAACATTTTGACGCACTTGGCAAATTGATGTTGATCGTTTCTTTTGCCTATGCTTACTTCTTCTTCAACGACTATATCGTTCAATGGTATGGCGGCGACCGGGCAACTGATAATCTCTTGCACTGGTTGGAAGAAGGGAAAATGTCCTGGATGTTCTACCAGTTGATCTTGTTTAACATCATCATTCCCTGGCTGACATTGTGGAGCAAAAAGATCCGTACGACTCCCTGGTTGCTTGCCATTATCGGTATCCTGATCAATGTGGGTATGTATTGGGAACGGTATTTGATCGTCCCTGTGATGCTGGCCGTGAACCGGATGCCATTTACCTGGCGCTTGTACCAGCCCCGTATTGAAATCTTCCTGACAGTTGGGACTTTTGCCTTGTTCCTGTTGTTCTATATGATCGCTTCAAGACTTATCCCACTGATCCCGGTCTGGGAAGTTCAGGAAGGGCAGATGGTACATACCCTCCGCAAGGTCGGTAAGACCCATGTTCCAACCGTCAGCGAGTTCGAATAA
- a CDS encoding ribonuclease H family protein, with amino-acid sequence MPKQKYYVVWKGRKTGIFTSWAECEQQVKGFTGAEYKAFGTLKEAESAFQSKYEAFKGKSSSLGKWKESDTPPILPSICVDAACSGSPGKLEYRGVFLDSGKEFFHIGPFPDGTNNVGEFLAIVHALTWLMKNEKDIPVYSDSENAIAWVYTGICKTNLKHTGKNALIFAMIRSAENWLAENELHDNSVLKWNTEEWGENPADFGRK; translated from the coding sequence ATGCCAAAGCAAAAATACTATGTCGTGTGGAAGGGACGCAAGACCGGCATCTTCACCTCGTGGGCGGAATGTGAACAACAGGTGAAGGGTTTTACCGGCGCTGAGTATAAGGCGTTCGGCACGCTCAAAGAGGCTGAGTCAGCTTTTCAGTCCAAGTATGAGGCGTTTAAGGGAAAGTCATCCTCTCTTGGCAAGTGGAAAGAATCCGATACACCGCCCATCCTTCCATCTATATGCGTAGATGCGGCTTGCAGTGGTTCGCCAGGCAAACTGGAGTATCGCGGTGTGTTTCTCGACTCGGGGAAGGAGTTCTTTCACATCGGTCCATTCCCCGATGGGACGAATAATGTGGGTGAGTTTCTTGCCATCGTCCATGCGTTGACGTGGTTGATGAAGAACGAAAAGGATATACCCGTATACTCTGATTCTGAAAATGCCATTGCATGGGTATATACGGGGATTTGCAAAACCAACCTGAAACACACGGGTAAAAATGCCTTGATCTTTGCCATGATCCGCAGTGCCGAGAATTGGCTGGCCGAAAATGAACTGCATGATAATTCGGTCTTGAAATGGAATACGGAAGAATGGGGCGAAAACCCTGCAGATTTTGGAAGAAAATAG
- a CDS encoding c-type cytochrome: MRLLKQLFWVFLTLGVLFGVLMLFTFDVIKVEWPSFMEIQPSYRPMEDPLPVPARSIPVEGPSYIAGITPENPTPADEGSIARGAELFSIHCSQCHGATGEGNGAVAAFLVNYKPANLTSAVVQSKSDGSMFLTISNGLEGRMPSLNENLTVSERWDVVNFLRTLKATE; this comes from the coding sequence ATGAGATTATTGAAACAACTGTTTTGGGTGTTCCTGACGCTGGGTGTTCTCTTTGGCGTTTTGATGCTCTTCACCTTTGACGTGATTAAGGTTGAATGGCCATCCTTCATGGAGATCCAACCTTCCTACCGCCCAATGGAAGATCCATTACCTGTGCCTGCACGTTCTATCCCTGTAGAAGGACCATCGTATATTGCTGGCATAACGCCAGAAAATCCAACGCCAGCGGATGAAGGATCAATTGCACGTGGTGCGGAACTGTTTTCGATCCATTGCTCTCAATGTCATGGTGCAACTGGTGAAGGAAACGGCGCGGTAGCCGCGTTCCTTGTCAACTACAAACCAGCCAATCTCACCAGTGCTGTAGTGCAATCCAAAAGTGATGGCTCGATGTTCCTGACCATCAGCAATGGTCTTGAGGGGCGTATGCCTTCGCTCAATGAAAATCTGACCGTTTCAGAACGCTGGGATGTGGTCAACTTCCTTCGTACGCTGAAGGCAACGGAATAG
- a CDS encoding molybdopterin-dependent oxidoreductase: MSKQISRRDFLKLATTGAATTAVLTGCGPASRYVDREPYKKMPEYTYNGLSTYYATTCRECAAACGLVVRTMQGRAIKVEGNASNPVNLGKTCARGQATLQGLYNPDRVENPTKQGRATNLSKSTLDWDAAVQVVSDALKNNNPSEIAFLMGMAPDHLFDLVSDLAKAIGAPAPVRFGALGMFESRATLSKAAENLLGQSAMPFFDIANADLVLSFGANFLETWISPVAFTRGFSKMRRGNPKRRGHFIQFEARMSQTASKADEWIPLLPGTEGLVALAIGRLVAEAKGGATPKAFASVNVNDVVTASGVKLETLEHIAQLIVESESPLAIPGGAALGQSNGLSTAEAVLALNAQADNFGKPGGVSLSPLSPNQDAYHRPANTQEMGDFINKMKSGGVKALFIHGVNPVFELPVSLGFADALASVPQVISFATFADETAIASDYVFPDHHGLESWGYQRAVTGTSESVLSGAQPVVTPYFNTRSTADVLIAAAPNALPYADEVEFIQSKLNSLLGQEGSFIAAEINTFSAYFQQHGGWWKTADASTVPSASSVLSKSVNAKPAEFGGEGEFFFLPFVSPTLADAGANKPWLQELPDPTTTVMWNTWVEINPETAHELGIENDDVVQIVSEAGSVEVSVYLYPAIRPDVIAMPFGQGHKAYGQFAAGRGANPADVLGVHLNEAGDLAFAGMKVDVKKTGKKKEISRLESRMGVYGEGMGEEH, translated from the coding sequence ATGAGCAAACAAATTTCCCGGCGTGATTTTCTCAAGTTGGCTACAACGGGTGCGGCCACCACGGCTGTTCTCACAGGTTGTGGCCCGGCTTCGCGTTATGTTGATCGCGAACCGTACAAGAAGATGCCCGAATATACCTACAATGGCTTGAGCACCTATTACGCCACAACCTGCCGCGAATGCGCGGCGGCCTGCGGGCTTGTTGTCCGCACCATGCAAGGACGCGCCATCAAAGTGGAAGGTAACGCCAGCAATCCTGTCAATCTCGGCAAGACCTGTGCGCGTGGCCAGGCCACACTTCAAGGTTTGTACAATCCTGATCGTGTCGAAAATCCTACGAAACAAGGTCGTGCTACCAATCTATCCAAGAGCACTTTGGATTGGGACGCCGCCGTTCAAGTTGTCTCCGATGCACTCAAGAATAACAATCCATCTGAGATCGCTTTCTTGATGGGCATGGCTCCCGATCATCTCTTTGATCTTGTGTCTGACCTCGCGAAAGCCATCGGTGCTCCGGCCCCGGTCCGCTTTGGTGCGTTGGGCATGTTCGAATCACGTGCCACCTTGAGCAAGGCCGCTGAAAACCTTCTCGGTCAATCGGCCATGCCGTTCTTCGATATTGCCAATGCAGACCTTGTCCTTTCGTTTGGCGCGAACTTCCTCGAAACATGGATTTCTCCCGTAGCTTTCACGCGCGGTTTCTCGAAGATGCGACGTGGCAATCCAAAACGGCGCGGCCATTTCATCCAGTTTGAAGCGCGGATGTCTCAAACCGCTTCCAAAGCCGATGAATGGATCCCGCTTCTTCCCGGGACCGAAGGCTTGGTCGCTCTTGCAATCGGCCGGCTCGTGGCTGAAGCCAAAGGTGGCGCAACTCCGAAAGCCTTTGCATCAGTCAATGTGAATGATGTTGTTACGGCTTCTGGTGTGAAACTGGAAACCCTTGAGCATATCGCTCAATTGATTGTAGAGTCCGAAAGCCCGCTTGCCATCCCCGGCGGTGCGGCACTCGGTCAAAGCAACGGGCTTTCCACTGCTGAAGCAGTTCTTGCATTGAACGCGCAGGCTGATAACTTTGGTAAACCCGGCGGCGTATCCCTTTCACCACTTTCACCGAATCAAGATGCCTATCATCGCCCTGCCAACACGCAGGAGATGGGTGACTTCATTAACAAGATGAAGAGTGGTGGCGTGAAGGCTCTGTTTATTCATGGCGTCAATCCTGTTTTTGAATTGCCTGTGTCCCTCGGCTTTGCTGATGCGCTTGCATCTGTCCCGCAGGTGATCTCGTTCGCCACCTTCGCGGATGAAACCGCCATCGCATCTGATTATGTTTTCCCCGATCATCACGGACTTGAATCTTGGGGATACCAACGTGCTGTCACCGGTACCAGCGAGTCGGTTCTGTCTGGCGCCCAGCCTGTTGTGACTCCTTATTTCAATACGCGCTCCACAGCAGATGTGTTGATCGCCGCCGCACCCAATGCCTTGCCTTATGCTGATGAAGTTGAATTCATTCAATCAAAATTGAACTCGCTTCTTGGACAGGAAGGCTCCTTCATCGCTGCTGAAATCAATACATTCTCTGCTTACTTCCAGCAACATGGCGGTTGGTGGAAGACTGCGGATGCATCCACAGTTCCTTCCGCCTCTAGTGTGCTGAGCAAGAGCGTGAACGCTAAACCTGCTGAGTTTGGCGGCGAAGGTGAGTTCTTCTTCCTTCCATTTGTCTCCCCGACTTTAGCCGATGCCGGCGCGAATAAGCCCTGGTTGCAAGAATTACCTGACCCCACAACAACAGTTATGTGGAATACATGGGTTGAGATCAATCCTGAAACTGCGCATGAGCTTGGCATTGAGAACGATGATGTCGTGCAGATCGTTAGCGAAGCGGGCAGTGTGGAAGTGTCTGTTTATTTGTATCCAGCCATACGTCCAGATGTGATCGCGATGCCCTTTGGGCAGGGTCACAAGGCATATGGTCAGTTCGCGGCCGGTCGCGGTGCGAATCCTGCTGACGTGTTGGGTGTCCATTTGAATGAAGCAGGTGACTTGGCGTTTGCTGGTATGAAGGTTGATGTGAAGAAGACCGGCAAGAAGAAGGAAATCTCCCGTCTGGAAAGCCGTATGGGCGTCTATGGCGAAGGAATGGGCGAGGAGCATTAG
- a CDS encoding cysteine hydrolase translates to MKTALLVIDIQKDYFPGGKFPLVNPEEAAKKAYMLLQCFREHGGRHVHIQHISIKPDATFFIKGDNGSDIHDLVAHFEGEPIIYKHEPNSFLKTDLLELLKGWGIERVVITGMMTHMCVDATARAASDLGFQVIIAEDACATRDLKYGDTVIPADLVHKSFLAALKSYGKVMKSEEVIALLAGEMVK, encoded by the coding sequence ATGAAAACAGCCCTACTCGTAATTGACATTCAAAAAGACTATTTCCCCGGCGGCAAATTTCCGTTAGTGAACCCGGAAGAGGCCGCGAAGAAAGCCTATATGCTTCTTCAATGTTTCCGCGAACATGGCGGGCGTCATGTCCACATACAGCATATTTCGATCAAGCCTGATGCAACCTTTTTTATAAAAGGTGATAACGGTTCAGACATTCACGATCTGGTCGCGCACTTTGAGGGTGAGCCGATCATTTATAAGCACGAACCTAACTCGTTCCTGAAAACAGACCTGCTCGAACTTTTAAAAGGTTGGGGAATTGAGCGTGTAGTCATTACAGGTATGATGACCCACATGTGTGTGGATGCAACTGCCCGCGCCGCATCTGACCTCGGTTTTCAAGTCATCATCGCAGAAGATGCCTGTGCGACTCGCGATCTGAAATATGGCGACACTGTCATTCCCGCTGACCTCGTACACAAATCTTTTCTCGCGGCGTTGAAGTCCTATGGCAAGGTGATGAAATCGGAAGAAGTCATTGCATTGCTCGCAGGAGAGATGGTGAAATAA
- a CDS encoding M48 family metallopeptidase — protein MTTLDPEKQKQAKQYARISRRLWLVDTTFSTAYALVWLFLGWAVSLRTWLTHWPLFTNQWLLVPAFVFIFGGAYALVNLPLSYYSGFVLPHRFGQSNQTFKDWIIDQLKGLAVGAPIGLFLLEMLYLILRITGDLWWLWAAGGLLVFSVLLSNLAPVLIAPLFNKYVPLGDEHKELADRLLALAERANTKVRGVFKFDMSKRTKSANAALTGIGNTRRIVLGDTLIEEFSTDEIETVLAHELGHHVHRDIPLLITFGAVSTTLSLFLASLALKWAIGYFGFESVADVAAFPAFSLILGAYELITMPVDNAVSRWRENMADDYALQTTGKKEAFASAFTRLANQNLGEVDPEKWVVFLFYSHPPLGERIAKAQNWKMA, from the coding sequence ATGACCACACTTGACCCTGAAAAACAAAAACAAGCAAAACAATATGCACGCATCAGCCGACGACTGTGGTTGGTGGATACAACTTTCAGCACAGCCTATGCATTGGTGTGGCTATTTCTTGGGTGGGCAGTGTCATTGCGCACATGGCTGACTCATTGGCCGCTGTTTACGAATCAGTGGCTTCTTGTCCCAGCCTTCGTCTTTATATTCGGCGGTGCATACGCTCTTGTCAATCTCCCTCTCAGCTATTACAGCGGATTTGTCCTACCGCATCGTTTCGGACAATCGAATCAGACGTTCAAAGACTGGATCATTGACCAGCTCAAAGGACTCGCGGTCGGGGCGCCCATTGGGTTGTTCCTGCTCGAAATGCTGTATCTCATCTTACGCATCACCGGTGATCTATGGTGGCTGTGGGCGGCGGGCGGACTGTTGGTCTTTAGCGTTTTACTTTCCAACCTTGCACCAGTATTGATTGCCCCTCTATTTAATAAGTATGTTCCATTAGGTGATGAACACAAAGAACTGGCCGACCGCTTGCTGGCTTTGGCTGAACGTGCCAACACAAAGGTCCGAGGTGTCTTCAAGTTTGATATGTCCAAGCGGACAAAGTCTGCCAACGCCGCGCTCACAGGGATTGGCAACACACGCCGCATTGTATTGGGTGATACGCTGATCGAAGAATTTTCAACCGACGAGATCGAAACTGTCCTTGCGCATGAATTGGGACATCATGTTCATCGCGATATTCCGTTGCTCATCACATTCGGCGCGGTCAGCACTACTTTGAGTCTGTTCCTTGCGTCGCTGGCTTTGAAGTGGGCGATTGGCTACTTCGGTTTTGAGTCTGTTGCAGATGTGGCCGCATTCCCTGCGTTTAGTCTCATTCTCGGTGCCTACGAGCTGATCACCATGCCGGTGGATAACGCCGTATCCCGCTGGAGGGAGAATATGGCTGACGATTACGCGTTACAGACTACGGGTAAGAAAGAAGCGTTCGCTTCCGCTTTTACACGGTTAGCGAATCAAAACCTTGGAGAAGTCGATCCTGAAAAATGGGTGGTATTCCTGTTCTATTCACATCCCCCGTTGGGTGAACGCATTGCAAAAGCACAAAATTGGAAAATGGCCTGA
- a CDS encoding 4Fe-4S dicluster domain-containing protein, which produces MTTIDLNRIGAKGAIAEEAEGKWGMVIDRDVCTGCQACVAACAMENNIAYVGEEDAGYGRTMHWIRIERFWEGEYPEVKSTHQPMLCQQCGHAPCEPVCPVFATPHSMSEQINLQVYNRCIGTRYCANNCPYQVRSFNWRDYQDNRLRPEITILSNQFNPDVTVRRRGVMEKCSFCIQRIHKAEDKAKSEGREVEDGEFTTACAQACPANAITFGRLDNPESLVSQLAQNERGYKHLDELNTLPRVTYLKEG; this is translated from the coding sequence ATGACAACGATAGATTTGAATCGTATAGGCGCCAAAGGCGCAATCGCAGAAGAGGCTGAAGGCAAATGGGGCATGGTCATTGACCGTGATGTTTGCACGGGCTGTCAGGCTTGTGTGGCCGCATGTGCCATGGAAAATAATATTGCGTATGTCGGTGAAGAGGATGCTGGTTACGGTAGAACCATGCATTGGATTCGCATTGAACGCTTTTGGGAGGGTGAATACCCTGAGGTGAAATCCACTCATCAGCCGATGCTCTGCCAACAATGCGGACATGCGCCTTGCGAGCCCGTTTGCCCAGTCTTTGCTACTCCGCATAGCATGTCAGAACAGATCAATTTGCAGGTTTATAACCGTTGTATCGGTACACGGTATTGCGCGAACAACTGTCCGTATCAGGTGCGTTCCTTTAACTGGCGCGATTATCAGGACAATCGCTTACGCCCTGAGATCACCATCCTTTCCAACCAGTTCAACCCGGATGTAACGGTTCGCCGCCGTGGCGTGATGGAAAAATGCTCCTTCTGTATCCAACGCATTCACAAAGCAGAGGATAAGGCCAAGTCTGAAGGTCGTGAGGTCGAAGACGGTGAGTTTACAACCGCTTGTGCACAGGCTTGCCCTGCCAATGCGATCACCTTCGGTCGCTTGGACAACCCGGAAAGTTTGGTCAGTCAATTAGCGCAAAACGAGCGTGGTTACAAACACCTTGATGAACTGAATACATTGCCGCGTGTGACTTACCTCAAGGAAGGTTAA
- a CDS encoding M50 family metallopeptidase → MMKWLSLSWRVGRIRDVEIRFHFSILFSIFIVYRIFRPIDDVRGVLALLWLTGYILSVFLHELAHAMVAKLVHVDVKSIVIWLLGGFTNLTREPEKPLHRLAIYAAGPVATFLVGALCVAAYFFTPANLSLYWMYIYTKLFLSLAGLNFILLVFNILPIYPLDGGNVLRALMEFLFGRNNANLITIIVSVPVLVGMIWFGIKMRDYVLLAFCVLIALAIGTLNSYTLRWINLGLSFLFKRGGYYFLREDYERAVQYFTRHIEKEPQQANHYIARYICYSRMLQNEKAFVDLEHVLMIAPNNEMALLARGDTCLKENDIDSALNWYEQARQLHPNSMLPYIGRGFVMMRKMEFHSALEEFNKASLPFASVPLFYVDRSRVHFKLGNLDAAHKDQDLALHLSQKDALIKSESTLYEYEGYLDWAEDYYARAISLQLLSSYAYQGRADAYRVNHEFDKAILDYTRALEINPREPLLYLGRGKSYDAKGDKRRAAEDFRQVLAKTRKLHLKHQAEDLLRSLNVE, encoded by the coding sequence ATGATGAAATGGTTATCATTATCATGGCGGGTTGGACGTATACGGGATGTAGAGATCCGATTTCATTTTTCAATTTTATTCAGTATCTTTATTGTCTATCGGATATTTCGTCCGATAGATGATGTGCGGGGTGTGCTTGCGTTGTTGTGGTTGACGGGATATATCCTTTCCGTTTTTTTGCACGAATTAGCGCATGCGATGGTTGCAAAGCTGGTACATGTAGATGTGAAAAGTATTGTAATCTGGCTTCTCGGTGGTTTTACTAACCTTACTCGTGAACCAGAAAAGCCTTTACATCGCCTTGCTATCTATGCCGCTGGCCCCGTCGCCACTTTCCTTGTCGGCGCTTTGTGTGTTGCAGCCTATTTTTTCACACCGGCTAATTTGTCACTCTATTGGATGTATATTTATACAAAGCTGTTTCTTTCATTGGCTGGTTTAAATTTTATCCTCCTGGTTTTCAATATCCTGCCGATATACCCTCTTGACGGTGGGAACGTTTTACGGGCCTTGATGGAGTTTCTTTTTGGAAGAAACAACGCAAATCTTATTACCATAATTGTCAGCGTTCCGGTTTTGGTCGGAATGATATGGTTTGGAATCAAAATGCGGGATTATGTATTGCTGGCTTTTTGCGTGTTGATAGCGCTGGCAATAGGTACACTGAATTCCTATACGCTTCGCTGGATCAATCTTGGTTTGAGTTTTCTCTTTAAACGTGGTGGTTATTATTTTTTACGAGAAGATTATGAGCGCGCAGTACAATATTTCACACGGCATATAGAGAAGGAGCCACAACAGGCTAATCATTATATTGCGCGCTATATTTGTTATTCTCGGATGTTGCAAAATGAAAAAGCATTTGTTGATTTAGAACATGTCTTAATGATTGCGCCAAATAACGAAATGGCTTTGTTAGCGCGTGGCGATACATGTCTGAAAGAGAATGATATTGACTCTGCATTAAATTGGTACGAGCAAGCTCGTCAACTTCATCCAAATTCAATGCTTCCATACATAGGTCGTGGGTTTGTTATGATGCGTAAAATGGAATTTCACTCTGCACTGGAAGAATTCAATAAAGCGAGTTTGCCCTTTGCGTCTGTTCCATTATTTTATGTTGATCGTTCCAGGGTACATTTTAAGCTCGGAAACCTTGATGCTGCTCATAAAGATCAAGATTTAGCTTTGCATCTTTCTCAAAAAGACGCACTAATAAAATCTGAGTCAACCTTATATGAATATGAAGGATATTTGGATTGGGCTGAAGATTATTATGCACGTGCCATTTCATTGCAGCTGCTTTCGTCTTATGCATATCAGGGGCGTGCTGACGCATACCGGGTTAACCATGAATTTGATAAGGCAATTTTAGACTATACTCGCGCGTTGGAAATTAACCCTCGTGAACCATTATTGTATTTAGGACGCGGTAAATCATATGACGCTAAAGGTGATAAGAGGCGTGCCGCCGAAGATTTTCGTCAGGTTTTGGCAAAAACAAGAAAGTTGCACCTCAAACATCAGGCTGAAGATTTGTTGCGATCGCTCAATGTCGAGTAA